The Cryptococcus decagattii chromosome 11, complete sequence genomic sequence GTGGATGCGGTGCTGAGGCCGGTCTACAGATTGTTGACGTGGATATGGGCGTCCTCAAGGTGACTACATTTTCTATTGATACTCATTGATAAGATATTGACTTAATTTTAGGATGCCAGGCAGACGTATAAGATCAGGGAGGATTGGAGCAAGAAGCAAGCCACATAAAGCGTATTTTTGTAAATGAAATCTTATTATCGTTACATTTTTCTTCCTGATCCACGACGTTATTCACGTATAAAAAAGTATGCTAAGCCCATTGTTGTTGAGCCTGGCTAAGGCAATCAGATGTAAGTTGATTATTCAAACTAGCTTTCGAGGCCGACACAAACAAGTCCAAGCGCAGACAAAACGAATAGGACCTCCTTGGACCCAGAAGACTAAATAAACGTTATCCGTAAGCTATATCACTGTTACATAACCTAATTATCCTTCGGTCCTTGGCTTCCACATCTTCATGTTAAAGTGGTTCTTGCTACTGTCTACAGGACCTATTTGGCTGTTCATAAAAAAGTCAAGCAAAGGGTACAAAACAGCGGCGATAAGCACCCTTATGATGGCATTCTAATTGCTTTACATAGCACTGTCAACCCTTTAACATTACTGAATCAGCTAAATCAGGTCAGCCGCTGACTAACTACCATCAACTATTGAGTCGTCCGGCCGATTCTGGACTGTCTCAAGGTCTGTTTACTCACCTTACGAGTTCACGAGGAAAATAAATTCATTAGACCATAAATTGAGGTTACGCATCAAGCTATTTGAATATATTTTCCTTCCAAGAACTTGTCGCTATCCGCTTATCTCATCGTAATCAAGACACTGCCATTAGGGAGCGTTTAGCTCGACCTCTCATGACGATTTACAACCACAATGCCCTCTTGAAAGCGTAATCCATTTTTGCAAGCAAAGATGTCGAAGATGCGGCTTCCGTAAGGCTATATTGGGAGTCAGGTCACCGAAACGGGTATCTGGAATGACAAAAGCTCACCTGACAACGTCCTTTTCGATCACTAAGTCGTCCCTTCTACACGCTTCGGCGATTTGCTCCACTATTTGGCCCACAGTCTCCGCGCAAGTCGCATCACCTGACTGTCCTGGAAGAGCCTTGAATGCGTAATATTCAGTAACATCAGGGTTGACGATGGCATGTTCGACAGAAGGTGTGGGTGTTGAGGGTGTAGCGGTTGTTGACTTTGGCTTCTTAGTTGGAGTTGTGGGAGCAGCCTTGTTGCGGAGGGAGTATGTACTGTAACGGGTGGACTCGTCGGTGGATGAGAAGTTGATCAGAAAACCGGCATTCTGAGAATGTTAGCTGTGGTCATGAGCAAAGCGCAACTCACTTCTTTGGGATCCCGACTTGCCTCTTGCAAGGTTGATAAAATATATGCTCCTTTTTGAATGGATGTGATGGATGGTAAGGGAATGCGGTTAAATTGCACGACCTTTTCAAGAGAGTAACTGAAGGTGACAATGTAGATGGCGCTTCGTGTCTACAAACACAAGTTAGTTCGTACTCTTATGGGAATAAGAAGAGTCGTCGTACCAAGAGTAgaatcttctcctccaacTCAGAGCTTATTTTAACGCTCCTTGGATCAGGCGAAAGTAATATCCATCCACCAATTCTCTCTTCGCCGTCGCTTAAGACCCTAGCGGAGCAAGTTTCAACTGTCACTAGTCAGCTTTCCAACCCTGCATCATTCTGGCAAAGACCTCACTAGCAACGTTCCTTATCCTATCCAATCTCACTACACTAGAGGCATCCTCGCTTGTGAGGGTCTCCAAAAACTCGCTGAAGACTGCCAAGTTTCGGTGACCAAGTAGGAAGGATATGACAGCTTGTGCGAAGAAATCGGAGATAGCGCCGTAAAACATTCTACTGAGCGAGCTGACACCGTCATGGAGCTATCATAGTGTTCAGCATGGTAACGTGACCTTACGATTCGACACTTACCATACCCGAAAGATCTCGCTTCCCTGTCCTCACGAAATCTCCTTTCAATGCCGAAGTATGTGCATAGCAAAGACTGATAGTGTCACCATTATTAGCCCAGATGTCGTTGAAAATGCTTTCCACAGTGGGACCGCTGATCTGGAGGCCAAGTTGCATGAGCATCGTGTTAAGGATTCGACGAGCGATTGCAGACTGGACGACGTTCGTTCGATCAAGACAGTCAATACAACTGCAGCACTATCAGCTTTGTGTCAAAAAGTTATCAGCAATAAGATACACACTTAGTCCTGAAAGCACCCTTTTGCTCTCGAATCACATCTCCTTGTAAAGTCCAAAGATAACCCATAGACTCCAAGTTGAGAGTGTCAACGAGCTCGACGATGTTCTCCCATTTCATCCCGTGACATTTCGCATGGAAATCGAATCCAATGTATTTAAGATCATCTCTTTGGAGGCTGTTGACAAGCTCTTGGTAGCCGTTGGTCACAACtgcttcttttccatcttgTTCAGACAAGTTTATAATTGTCTACGGATCATCAGTTGTGGGAACTTTATCTATGGTCTCAAGTAACTTACAATGGGTCCGTAGCGGGAGGTCAAATCATTGAAATGTAAATTGGCAACGGCGTATGTCTTGTCGACGGGCTCATTGAGCACAGGGGGCGGTTTCATTGAGTACGGGCTTTGAGACCAGCGCAATGGGATAGATCCTCTGACTTGAGTGAAACTAAATAGAGAGGACTTTCCTTCAACCTAACGAATCAGCAGCGCTCCTGCAAATGTACTACGAACCTTCGCCCGGACAATCATTTCGGTCTCCACCATGTTTGCCACATGTCCATTATCATCgattcctcttctttgataCCTGAGTCCAGCACGATCTTTACTCCTTCTCGATATAACAACAAGGTCGACAGGTACAGCCCCAAGTGAAACATCAGGCTGTAAAGGATTGGGGGGGATAGGTATACTAAAAGTCGCTGATTGAACCCATCCTTGCATCATTGGTAAGACGTATGAATGCAGTCCGAGGTCAATGAAATCCTTCATGAGCCATTCGTTCCAAAAGAAACGCTTATCGACTCTTCTCCATAAGGGTACCTGGATGTCTGGCTCAATGAAGTCCTCTTCTAGGGGTGAATTAATAGGCGACTGGAATGCGCTGGATTGAGACGGTGGAAAAAGAGTATTGTCCATTTGTATGAGGTCGCTAAGAGCTGCGCCTGTAGCTGTTCGCTGTGAGACGACTTGCCGTTTATGTTGCAGGGTATGCGTAAGATCAAAGTCGtagctgaagaagaagcctGCCCCAAATTCCCTGATGATTTGGCGAACAATCTTTTCTTCCAGCTCTTGCCTCTTTGGAGGTTCAGGGGTGGCCGATGCGTCTTGCTTCTTTCGGAGTTTTGGCATAAATTTTCTCCATTGTCGAGATTTGGGAGGTAAAGGAGTTTCATCGGCTTCAGGGGTCTCGTCAGATGAGGCATCAGAGTTAGACAAATGATCTTCCTCTAAGCCTGTGGTACCAGCACCTGTTATGGGCAGTGCCAAGCTCCACTTCGTTTTCGTTTTGGGTTGACGGGAAACTTGGATGGCTAACATACGcttgagagaagaagcggCACCTTCTTGAGTGAGTGGCATTGCATGTACATCACCCAGGGAGAATACTTCATGTTCGTGTGAAGgctcttcatcgtcatgAGGAAGGAACAAAGGTGTCCCGGGACGGGGCAAGAAGACAAACAGATAGGCCGCTGACATTATTAGCTTACTTCTTGATGGACCACAACTCACCATCCCATAGCCTTGCTATTCCCAATACTCCACCAATTATTAACTCTCCTTGCTCGTCGCCATCAACACGTTCCACCTTGCCCTTGACTCCCCAATGGATCAAAACGCTCTGGCCGTTGTCTGGAGAGAGGACGACTCCATCATCATGAACGATTAGTGTAAATCGGCGATAAATATGcggtggaagaggcggtACTGTGAACCTAGGAGGCAGGGAAGTTGTTTGAGCCATGGATAATGTTTTGTCTTATGCTCTATTCTGAAAATGCAAAGAGGAAAGCGAATAGTCACTCGGACGACAACAACGACCTCCACTTCTATCGGAACACGGGAGCAATCGAGCATCTCGGACGTCATAAGTGACTGACAGCAGGATAATCTCATTTCTGGTATACTTGCTTGCTATGTAATAGCTAGTTCTCGTTTATTCTTCACACCACAGTGTCAGGCCCGGAATGGCTTTTATCTCAAATATAGAGCGAGCATATAGAGTTCTCGCAGACAGAGAAGTCGCCAGGCTAGAATATTCGCAGCTCCAAAAGCCTTCGATAGAGCAAGCTTTCTATTCTGTCCACAACTCTTTAAAACACAGGCGCGACAATCGATATTCCAACGTCTTAGCCTATGACCGTACAGCCGTCACTGTGGATGGAGAGTATTTAAATGCCAATGTGGTGACAGACGGAAAAGGTGGACGGTGGATAGCTGCTCAGGTAAGGCTTTAGCTAATGTTTCCTATGTTACATTACTCAAGGGTGTTCAACGCAGGCTCCCCCACCGCAAGCCTTCAATACTTTCTTCAAGGCTCTCTACTCGGGAGCTGCCACAGGGAGACTCCCCAATAATGTGATATTAGTCCAGCTCACAGGCTGGGAAGAGTCTGGAATACCCAAGGCAGATCCTTACATGTAAGTTCAGAATTTCAGGTGCATAGCTAATGTGACAGGGAGCATAAGATGCCTGACATGGGCGTGCATCTTTCTCGGAGAGAGATCATTGATAGGATCGCGAGTACATTGACTGAGGTTGCATTGCAAGGGGACAGGCGAGTGAATTTGTTCCACTACCAATTCGACGCCTGGCCCGACCATGGCGTGCCCACGGGAAAAGCCGTGCAAGCATTGAGGGAATTAGTAAAGGAAGTcgaggagaaaaggaaggcgCTTGATTGTGAAGTCTGGGTCCACTGGTAAGTGCCTGGCGAGCATCGTGCTCAGTGCCAATTGACCATGTAACGTTTAGCTCTGCTGGTGTTGGGCGCACTGGAACATTCATTGCCCTTTCATCACTCCTTTCACCTGATGAGCCCCACGTATCGTCTCCCATAGGCCCGTTCCCTCTAGAAATTGCTGGCGATCGAATAGCCAAGACTGTAGACACCATTCGCGAAAGCCGAGGGATGCTTGTGCAAACTCCCAGTCAATTTGAGCTTTTGTACCGAATGCAGTAACTATTCCCGTAGACTATGGATTTTTCCCACGATGCACCTGTGCATTTGGAGGATTCCGATTCGCGCCGGTGTCCGGTGGGTGTTTCTGAAAGTGTCCCGATCTCATGTCTTACGATACAAATGTTTGTCCTCCACCGTCtatttttctcttcccagaAACATCCCCTCAACAACCCATAATGCTCACCACATCTCTCAGGCGGGCTATCCTGACAAGCATAAGAGCAGAGCTCTCAAATGCCCCTATAGCTCCCCGTGCTTTCTCTACCGCTTCCCTTGCTTTCACGCGCCCAACCCCGCGTCCAATCCGACTTCCTTACTTTACTCCTTGCACTCgctcttcattcttcttcccctcgCACACATTCAAATTCCCCCGATCATTATCGACTGATGTACCTAAGAAGCAGGTTCACTCTGATATCCCTAAATCATTGCCATATTGGCTTTACGGTTGCTCAGCGGTCGTCTTCGGTATCATCGTGATCGGTGGTCTCACAAGATTGACCGAATCAGGTCTCAGTATTGTGGAATGGAACCCTATCACCGGCATATTACCACCTATAACTAAAGAGGACTGGGATACGGAATGGGAAAAGTACAAAGTATCACCTGAGGGTATCATGATGAACGCAAACATATCCAGGGATGAGTTTAAAAAGATCTTTTACATGGAATGGGGTCATCGTCTTGCTGGGCGAGCTCTTGGCATTGGGTGCGTACTTTCCAAAGTCAAGATTCGCTGACAGTTAGTTTCGTTCTTCCCACGATCTATTACCTTGCGCGATACAAGCTTCCCCGTCCTCTGCCTACCAAGCTTCTCCTCATCGGTCTCGGTATTGGATTCCAAGGTGTTCTTGGCTGGTGGATGGTGAAATCTGGTCTCGATGAGCAAATTATTACCGACAACTCTGTTCCCCGTGTCTCTCAATACCGTCTGGCCGCGCACTATAGTGCTGCCGTCGCTCTTTATCTTGGTATGCTCTCAACTGCTATCGGTATTCAGCGCGACATGAAGCTCGCCAAAAACCCTGCTATCGTTTCTGCGCTCAACGTCCCCGCTGTTAAAAAGTTTAGAGGGTTAATCCACCTTTCCGGTATGATGGTCGCCCTTACCGCTGTCACTGGTGCTTTCGTGGCTGGTCTTGATGCGGGTTTGGTCTATAACGAGTTCCCCATGATGGGCGATGGTTTGGTGCCCCCCAAGGATGAGCTGTTCGACCAGAGATATGCCAGGTCAGGGTCTGACAAGATATGGAGAAATATGCTTGAGAACCCTGTTACCGCTCAGTTTGACCACCGTGTTTTGGTACGTTTATATATTCCAATGTCTGTAAATCATTGCTGATTATGACTGCAGGCCACTACAACCGTTACGATCCTCTGTACTCTTCCATTCGCTGCTCGAAGATTAGCCTTCCCTGCTGCACGTCGCCTTGCTGCCCTCACAACCGCTGCCGCCGTCACTCAGGTCACCCTCGGTATCAGCACTCTTCTCTATCTGGTGCCCATCCCCCTCGCTTCTATGCACCAGACTGGCAGCGTGGTTCTCTTGACTTGTATTATGGCGTTGGGAGGAGTTTTGAGGAAGCCCAGTAAAATGATCAGATACATGCGTGGAGTGTAATCTTAACCATACATATTAAATTACTGTCCGTTGTTCACATACTTTGCATTGATGCATTATAACACCTCTCATATCCTGTGCGTTACTATATGCATATGAAGAAGGCTGCAGAAATACCATCGGAGATTGAAAGGTCATACTCTCGCGAAGTCGGCGGATATAATGTCTGGAAAGTTGCTGGCCCCTGGACCGGTTAATcttcatcccttcttcggtcttcttcaaaagACTTTTCCCTGCTTTACCACTTCTTTTTTACACCTTTCCTCGCTTCCGACCCCTTCGAAAGACCAAATGGGCCGCTCAAAGCCTCGCACGAACAAACGACCCCCTCCTAAAGTGCGCCCAAATCCTGCAACCCAACCTTCACCCCAACCAATACCCCCTCAAAATCCCCCCACCTCTGATCAGTACGCCACTCCACCCTCAATACTTCCGCTTTCTTTCCCACCTCTACCGTCAGATATTCTTTCCGTGCCTAGATCAACCTTGGCAAGTGCAGacgcagcagcagccagAGCTACAGCGACTGCAGCCAATCTTTCAGCGGCACTTTCAAGTTGGTCCGCAAATACCTTGGGACGGATGGAGCCACTGCCAAAACTCACTGAGTCACAACTCAGCGTTCTGGCGGGTGCAGCAGCAGGTATAGGAGAAGCAAATTTTCTTTCTGGAATGTCAGCGCCAAGAAACGGGCAGAGTAGTGGATCTACAGGAGAAGGGCAATATAGTGGTGGGATACCGATTGATTTGCCTGCGAGCTTGGCAGCTCTTTTCGAGGCCAAATTGACGTTGGACAGGGAAAAAGCCAAGTTGATGAGGATGCAAAAGGAGCTGAGAGGCCAGAGGGAAAGTATCAAGGAGGTGGAAATGCACATGGAGACAGAGGGAATGGCTGGTCAAATTACAGCAGAAGCAATGGCGTCTAGACCTGCACCGCTGCTGGAGGAAGGGTGTACCTGCGGACAGTAAGTACTGCagtgaaaaaaaaagcaaacGTGGTAGACTGAAATTGATGTAGGTGTCTGGCATATGCTTCAGAATCCGAACTAGAGTGTTACGACTGTGAAGACGATTGTGGGTGTGATTGCCATTCGTACGAAGAATACGATTGTAGTCATGGCCATCATGAGtatgaagaggaggaagagtatCACGAAAGGAAACGACCATTGTCTGAAGATCCGGCACGACTAGTAAGTATAAATGCCTTGTTTTCACAACTCTGGCTAAATTATGTCCAGGATGAGACGGTTAGAGAACTGTTCAATTGGATAAAAGCTGTAGTATGGACAATAGAACAAGCAGCCATAGTATCCGGTCGTCGAAATTGGAAACAATCGTCGACGAAAGCAGAATGATATACCTATACATGTCTCACGTACCCAAATCATGTTCTCGTCTAAATCTAAGCCGCAACTTCCTGAGTCCTGGgccttcctcgtcctcccTTGTTTCCTCGCTCCCCTCGCTCTCGGGGCTCCCCGACGCTGCTCTGCATAGCGAACTGAATTGCTTGAGATCGGAATGCAAGACCACGGGTAGTTTCGATAAGGGTGGCGGTTGGAGTAGCGTGGGGCCGTGTGATGTGAAGCATGTTCTAAGGTTGACATTAGTAAATTATTATGACACTTTATAATTCTCAATATTCTCACCTCCTTGAGGTCGATCTTGGCCTCAACACCCATCCTAGAGTCCCTGATAAGGTTGACGATCCacttctctccttcttcattggATAAGTTGAGGGTCTTGGACAATTGTCCAATATCAATCCTTCGATGTAAACGGCAAATAACCTCGGAAATCAACCACCTCGCGTTCTCCACGAATTCATCTGCAAAGCCCGACAAGAAAAAGTCTGAACGAACAACGGACTCGGCGACTGACAGTCGTTGTTGAGCCTGGGTAAGATCAAAGTCGGCAAACACATCTTTGAGGAAGCTGGTGATGGGGTCGGTGTATTGGTACTCTTCGGTCTCGACGATACGGGTGAGCTCCTTGACGTGGTCTCGAGAGCGAACGTTGGCGGGTTTGGGAGCTCGGCGGGAGATGATGGCGGCGGCAACAAGGTATCGGAGGAGGTGGGGGCAAGAGGTTTGGATGGTGTTAAGATAGGCAGGGGAAAGGAACATGTCGAGCAAACCCTGGCAGCCCTGGTTTTCTCCGAGATTGAAAAACACAAATAGAGACCAGTGAAGCAACCATGTTCGGGCTTGGAGCTGAGCGAGAGGCTTGGCAAGAGAGGTACCGTGAGGGTTGTCGATGGTTTCGCGGAGGTCTCGAACTTGCACCAAAGCAGCGTCCCATTCACCGTTGAGGATGTTGGAGGCGAGTTTACCCCATTGGGCTGAGAGGTTGAGCTCGtaagagggagagagaatGAGGAAGTGGTAGAGTAGGTTCCCGGCAGAGCCATAGTCACCGAGGGAGTATTGGTATTGACCAAAGTGGTAAAGGGCATTGATTTGGTCAATGTCAATCTGCAAGACATTTAGTTTCGCCGCGTTTTGGATGAATTCTGTGTGTGCGACTCACCTGATACTCTGATCTCAGCAAGTCCAAATTTCTGTCCTTGTCACCACCGCTCCTCAATTTGGCCACCGCATCCGGGTCCTCGATGACCTTCGTCACTGGCTGAGCCTTCTCCTGCAACTCCTGGTACTTTGTAGTAGCCTCATCTCTCAGTCTAGCAAAGTCGGTAGGTTCGGCATTTTCAATCTGGGCGTGGAATTGTTCAACGTAATTGACCATGTTGGTGCCTTTGGCGAGATCATATCTGGGCTGTTAGTCAAACTCTGAAGCTAATACGACTCACTGAGCTTTGGCAAGTTGTTCGGCAGGGTAGATTGCAATGTCTGAGAGGTGGTTGAGGAGAGGGATAGCAAGGTGTCGGTCGAGATGAGGGATGAGTTTCTGATTGTCAGCTTTGTCGGAAGGATGTATGCTCACCTGTGTAAGGTCGTAATCGGCCATTTTGGATCTTGTTTTGGGTTTTTAGAGGAGTAAGATGTTTCTTGCAGTATTATTACCCTTATCCTTCTACAATAGACAATAACTGACACTTCGAAAACATATCCCCGCGTATTCCCGTCACTGTAATCGTTGTGGCACCCTTCTATTCTCGCATTCCATCTTTGttcattcttcatccttttcaTCTGTGCATTCGCCAACTTGTCAATCCCAGAAAGAGATAGGCGGATAACGGCATTCAGGTCTGTATATAAAATTCATTCTTTGTAACTGTCTCTATCACATTCATTGTTTTATGATGACAAGGCCCTCATAAATGGAGCGAAGACCGTCTGCGGTGAAGCCACTTTCACGTTCTGGGCTCAGACTGTATCATAACATGGGCCAGGCGCAGAAGGGCGTTTGCATTTGGAGTCTAAAGACAATAGTATGACGTCTGGGACTTCCATAGATTCTTCTCTCTGTACCCCACTACTTACATCTTCCCCAATTACCGTTGACAGAgcaaaaaaggagaagagtCGTAATTCGCAACTATCCGCCTCGATATGTTACGTAAATCAATGATCTGCAAGGCACAGcgcaggagatgatggatcTGCTATTGAAACCTGAGCTGCGCTATGCGCGAGCTGTTCGTTTGCGTGAACTCTTTTGTTCTCTTTTCGATGTGTGTACAGACGTCATGGGATGGAGCAATGCATAATGTATGATAGTCATGATCGTAGGTGTGCGTCAAGGCCTTTTATTTAATACTGCTTTGCAACAATTTAAATGGGGCAGTCTGCGTGGTGGCGGTGTTTCAAAATTGATTGTCTCGACTTTCACCACGTGGGAACCCTGGAATTCCAGTGTTGTTCCTCGTTGGAGCTCTCGATTTCAGAGACAAGCCGCCCAAGTCGGGACGGATTTTATCACTAGAATCTCTGccctcatctctcttccctgCCCTGTCTTCTAACCGCTTACGGAACCCCTCAGCGATGATTTCACACCTTGTCTAATTTATAGAGACCACAAGTACTTTCTTTTCAATCCGCACTTTCATTCAACCACCACGCCATGTCCTCCACGACAGATCCAGGAGCGGCAGTCTCCTCCTTCGTGGCTTCCTATGAGTCCACACTTACCCAAGTCTCCGTCCGAGCCGTCGGATCACAGTTCGCATTGATGGCTGGTATATCAATGGCGACACTCCTTGCATT encodes the following:
- a CDS encoding eukaryotic translation initiation factor 3 subunit E; the encoded protein is MADYDLTQTLQSTLPNNLPKLSTNMVNYVEQFHAQIENAEPTDFARLRDEATTKYQELQEKAQPVTKVIEDPDAVAKLRSGGDKDRNLDLLRSEYQIDIDQINALYHFGQYQYSLGDYGSAGNLLYHFLILSPSYELNLSAQWGKLASNILNGEWDAALVQVRDLRETIDNPHGTSLAKPLAQLQARTWLLHWSLFVFFNLGENQGCQGLLDMFLSPAYLNTIQTSCPHLLRYLVAAAIISRRAPKPANVRSRDHVKELTRIVETEEYQYTDPITSFLKDVFADFDLTQAQQRLSVAESVVRSDFFLSGFADEFVENARWLISEVICRLHRRIDIGQLSKTLNLSNEEGEKWIVNLIRDSRMGVEAKIDLKENMLHITRPHATPTATLIETTRGLAFRSQAIQFAMQSSVGEPRERGERGNKGGRGRPRTQEVAA